CCTACTTACTTTTTTCTATCATATTTTCCTGCAGCCGTATCAATACCCCTTGCCAACAATAAACCCCTTGTATGCACAAGGGGTTGGTGTTTTTCATTATTGCTGAGGCAGGTCGCCAAACCATTTCTTATAAATTTCTTCATACTTGCCGTTTTCCTTCAGCCGCTGCAGGGCTGCGTTAATGTCGTCTAAAATTTGCTGCTTGTTCTTTGGTACAGCAATACCATACTCTTCAGCGGACATAATCTCGCCCACCATTTTAACATCTTTATTTCCTTGCTGAATGAAATAGGCGGTAACCGGGTAATCCATCACCACTGCATCCGCAGCGCCGTTCTTTAATTCTAAAAACGCCTGGTCTGCACCAGTGAAGTGGGTAACTCTATCACTTATTTTTTGTGCTTGAATAGCACCGGTGGTACCGCTCTGCACAGCAATCTTTTTACCCTTTAAATCTTCCATACCTTTGATTTCGTTGTTATCAGCCCGCACCGCCACAATTAAGCCGGATTTATAATAAGGGTCACTAAAGTTAACGGCTTGCAAACGCTCCGGAGTTATGGTCATGGCAGAGGCGACACAATCAATCTGCCCGGATTGCAGAGCTGCAATAAGACCATCAAAGGCGATACTTTGAAATTCTAATTCATACCCAGCTTCCTCCGCAATGGCCTCAATCAAATCCAAGTCAAAACCAACATACTGGCCATTGGCATCGGCAAATTCAAAGGGAGCAAAGGTGGTATCAGCGGCGGCAATCAATTTCTTTTTGTCAGAGCCTTGGGCAGGCTCTTTACTTTGCTCACTGCTGCCACAACCCACGGCCGTTACAACCATGGTCAGCATCATTGCTGCTGTCAGAATAAGTTTAAACATTTTCTCCACAAACAAGTCCCCCTCAATTTTATTAAATAGGTCAGATACAAAATAGAAAGTCAGAATAATTACTTATTCCGACTCATAAATCATCAATTCGATGCTTTTCGACAAACTCCTGCTGGGAGAAGAATTTTATTTCTGGTTAGTTATAGTACCTGCCTGTTTTATAATTTTTTTTGCAAATTGTGGTAACAAAATTAAAATAACTACGTCTAAGTTTAATAAATAATTATGTTGAGGAGGCTTGTGTCATTGTTTAAGAAGCTTTTGTCTTTAACAGTGGGGTTATCCCTGATGTTGATGTTGTCCGGTGCCGCTCTGGCAGAGGAAAGCCGCATCACCAACCAGGAGCAGGCCATAGCAAAGGCTAAGGAGTTATTGCCTCAACTGATCGGGGATAAACAGTTATCGGTTGACTTTACGGAGGATGACTACCGAGGTACCGGTGTATGGAACTTGCGCTCCTCGGAGGAGCGCCCGGTTCGCCTTCCCCTTGCCAATCGTTTATATATTTCCCTTGATGAAAATGGTTCACTGTTAAGTTTTAATTACTTTGACTCTTCGTTGCAGAACAGTGGCCAAAAGTTAATTGACCGCAACAGAGCGCAGGCCATTGCCAAGAATTTTCTGGCC
This region of Desulforamulus ferrireducens genomic DNA includes:
- a CDS encoding basic amino acid ABC transporter substrate-binding protein, which encodes MFKLILTAAMMLTMVVTAVGCGSSEQSKEPAQGSDKKKLIAAADTTFAPFEFADANGQYVGFDLDLIEAIAEEAGYELEFQSIAFDGLIAALQSGQIDCVASAMTITPERLQAVNFSDPYYKSGLIVAVRADNNEIKGMEDLKGKKIAVQSGTTGAIQAQKISDRVTHFTGADQAFLELKNGAADAVVMDYPVTAYFIQQGNKDVKMVGEIMSAEEYGIAVPKNKQQILDDINAALQRLKENGKYEEIYKKWFGDLPQQ